A genomic stretch from Raphanus sativus cultivar WK10039 unplaced genomic scaffold, ASM80110v3 Scaffold1294, whole genome shotgun sequence includes:
- the LOC130504008 gene encoding uncharacterized protein LOC130504008, with protein sequence MVAKLGLKVQKHPKPYRLQWLNEEGEMRVSTQVLIPIAIGKYEDEVLCDILPMEASHILLGRPWQSDRRVMHDGYTNKHTFEHNGKKTVLVPLTPKEVHEDQLQLQKKKKIDLKPDQSKQHNLYAKTGEIKRILYSQNSFVLLRFKENLLTVANKTPDYPSELSSLLQEYKDIFPEDNPIGLPPICGIEHQIDFVPGATLPNRPSYRTNPVETKELQKQVEELMEKGHIRESMSPCAVPVLLVPKKDDGVKVDQEKIKAIQEWPSPTTVSE encoded by the coding sequence ATGGTGGCAAAGTTGGGTTTGAAAGTTCAGAAACATCCAAAGCCATACCGGTTGCAGTGGCTTAATGAAGAAGGAGAAATGAGAGTCTCAACTCAGGTTCTGATTCCCATAGCCATTGGTAAATACGAAGATGAGGTTCTATGTGATATACTACCTATGGAGGCAAGCCACATTCTTCTTGGACGACCTTGGCAATCAGACAGGCGTGTGATGCATGATGGTTATACTAACAAGCACACCTTTGAGCATAATGGCAAGAAAACCGTGCTGGTGCCTCTAACTCCCAAAGAGGTTCATGAAGATCAACTTCAActtcagaaaaagaagaagatcgatCTCAAGCCTGATCAAAGCAAGCAACACAATCTCTATGCCAAAACAGGGGAGATCAAAAGAATTCTCTACTCTcaaaattcttttgttttactcaGGTTTAAAGAAAACCTTCTAACTGTTGCTAATAAAACACCGGATTATCCGAGTGAACTATcttctcttttgcaggaatacaaagatatctttccagaagacaaTCCAATTGGGTTACCTCCAATTTgtgggattgagcatcaaaTAGATTTTGTTCCTGGAGCTACACTTCCAAACCGGCCATCTTACAGGACCAACCCTGTTGAAACTAAAGAGCTACAAAAGCAAGTGGAGGAGCTTATGGAAAAGGGACATATCAGAGaaagcatgagtccttgtgccgTTCCAGTGCTTCTTGTGCCAAAAAAAGATG